TCAAATCTAGAAAATTTTATAATgatagtttgacattacaaacgtAATTTCTGCGTCAGTCCCAGAATTTTTTAACGATGTGTCTAaagttttttgatgtggaacacatctttattttgtatataggggtgcaaattagaaactcaagcaaaaatacacgtagaaatgtggtcaggttttaaatacttacagctcagtatattttgtatcaattattaatattatttcattatttgattggaaatatttctacgattcgatttgaatgtatcaagccacatattttcaattataacttatttaaattttgattagtagcgagcagtgtcctattttgtctgctaaaaatctccggcatattggATTTCCCTTCCAtaaacgacggttttgaaggagtaagcgatatatcaaagaaaaagcatcgctctgattggtcaatcgatgcgaaAGCGAAgcaaatctataaatagaagcaaaattaaagctaacgtttcagtcctacgcgtagcatgctagaggtaggttgtagctagatagcaagacaaaaagtgccataaaacgatttgaagctttaattggtatgctctgatcttgtgtcatgcaagttcggatgaaattccatgtaatgtcgtttcgcctgagaaattgacatctaccccagggtaaattttgagtgcttaaggttaatttctaatttatataagatgaactcgattgataatgataaaaagtttatcgcttcaaccggaatagtagaatggtagagaaacttaacgctataaaaataatttcttgcatacaaaacttgaacacaagcttagcGAAGaaaagctttaatatcaaaatcgtatcgcaggtatgtacaaagatataattgcatacatttgggatattggtgtaatttcgtcggctataaaacaaacaatgttcagtgttggttcctaatcaagatcaatctaggcagattctcgtgcaattgcggaaaaGTGTAACGAtttattgaactgtttgattgtagatcattagatattttggttgccttgttccacatcaatggctcgaacaaccccatggggctgatccttgtagttttttttatcaaatttatCTGGCTGCTCTGTTCAGTATGTAATactataataaacaaaaatatttgtaaCAAGCCACAATTTCAATTTGGCATTTGGATTGGAGTTGGTATTAGCATGCAAATCATTGAGATTTTTTGTTGGCATAGAACCTCGTCTTTGTTTTTTCTTTAACACCTACCATCACTAACATCACCGAATTAAACGGTGTTTTTAGGGTATACAAAAATCTTTAGGAGTTATTAACGAAAGTATATTTCAAATAGATATAAATAAGTAGTATATATGTGGGACACAGAAGAAAGCCGGCCGCCTAAATATACCAAACAAACATTAACagataaaatgatacccgaaactttcaactttcaaacaaaataaaatgaaagtaaacaaagagaaactatcacttgctcttacggccttctgaaaaatcaaccgagagttGTGATCTTCTCCGCCGACCAGTTTCAACAACCCCTTTAAATCTTTGGTAATTTGTTGGTTTAATGATGATAATAGTTTCATActtcaaattaaatttgttaTGGATGGTGAGCAAGGTTTATTCAATGaagtttataacaaattcaATTTTAATGTGTCTTAGAATTTACCTCAAggtaaacgtaattcaggatgtAATTTAACAACTACCAAAAAAAAGTCTTCAAGTCATTATCTTATGCTCTACTGGAGATGAGCTCACTATAATATTCCTATAACTGCGAAAAAACCCTGATTATAAGATATTTCATATCCAACAAACATTTGACTTTTAACAAGACTTTAACgaattctatttttatttttcaggtaattttcgaaatttcaccaatgaaaaatgataatctgTAGGTAGGTTAAACAAGTAGGAGAGAAACTCGATGCGCACAATTGGAACGACTCTGGGTCCAAAGTATGTATATTCTAAATCAACTTAATAACTAAAACAGTATTTCaataacgaactgcattttaatGGCGAAACGTGCATTTGTATTTCTGTATGTACACCTATTTCTGTAAAAACAACAGTCTGTTCTCTTTAATGATAAtcatcggaatgttatttaaaaTATGCATAAGAtaattttcaaacattacagcaaattttcagattatttgatcaaattgatattttgatgaacctgaaaaaataaattttccaatatggcaaaaAGGGTTCATACAACGCAATGATTTATATTATctaaactagctgaattacccggcgtcgCTCAAAAATGTTTCTTGAAGGCAAGGCCGCagaaaattctagaaattgttcTGCCTATTGAAATACTCTGCAGGTAGAGAAACTTAGACGGCAGTCCGATTGAACTATACTCcgtacatgttcagattgcgcacggccagtgtcccatctcgaatctcacaataatcacaaTTTTCACGGTATCCTCGTCATATCGGGTCAGGTTTATGTTGATATGTTTtatggacgccttttcaaagtttaccTTCAGAGAGAgttataagtttttgatcgtgaacatctcttgttgtatctaacgtatcagcaTAATTTTTATTACATGCTATCTAAaatttgatcataattttatgataaaaattttagttgtATAACTTAatatcaaataattcaaaactacaattttctgaaatgttttgtatCAACCAGCATTAAAGAGTAAAACTCATGAcacgtgtttgcctttctcgttttttgaaagctcatagctcagtgatatgTAGATCACTTggcaccaaggatggcttttatcgtatcaaagaacgttcaatgGCAACTCTTTaatgattgaatcagtgccatcaaagagagacggaaatcatcgcaacaacaaaaacccggcatggctcatttaacatagaatcgacaccagtgcgagagtgaatttctctcgatgacatttctgagaatcaaaggttagcacgctgctgtggggaacctctttgaagcaacaaacggtcgtttattctcgtttcgcgatccgattctatacaggcagttgataatagcgatagaatcattttactattgccgcttattctaactatgtgcatataacctttgtataagttgtgtctatgaaaatgtatgtgaacgctccacacaagggttttgaaatattgcaacctagtatgagaatcatcaagttgaatcatcgactcgattttctgcgataattgtcaacttgcgattctctctcgggaaattccacacagcaacaatcattatcagactgtaaattttttaagggcgtgaaatactctgagtattaactggagcgaagaaatgtagcaaaattctctcacggttcatgcattgagagactcgagttcatgTAGCATCTTctgccggattgaaaatgttgtatacaatatagatagcaatatagcagcttctgtcaaattttcggcaatcaccaacactgcttggcactagccaatcagaacgcgttctgaggaaaagATCAAGATATCTGCAGTTGtataactgcatcggtataaaagataaacactccactttttctcatcattttctcaGTAACGGTTGTCGAAGCGAGACATACGGGAGATCAACATCTAAGACCTCACACTTTTGAGATGAAGTGAGCGCCGAAAAGAAGAATTGTGCCGAAGAACAGTCGCACCCGCAGCAAAACCACACCAAAAGCTTGATCATAGTTGTGGGAGATTTCAATATAGTtgcctcaaaacaagataatattaaattcattgatttcatggGCAAGTATATGAAGTTGAATATGACATCTACTCCTTTACAAGCTACTACGCTTGGATGCACATGCATTGATCCCGTATTTACTAGAAATATCAATGTAGAAACtcgtagatatatttcataccTTTCATAtcataggcctattgtatcattgatcaacccagagAATTAAGTATTCtacattggaagattataaacgGTTTCGAACGCTATACCTACGCCAATCATATCAGTATCTCATTCCCGGACAACAAGTCAgcttggaaatagatgacggaaatcagtgacatccatcggaattcgaattcaactcgtcactctccaacaCAAACGCCTccataaaaggttttttttagaacCGCAATTATttcattataaagaactataaaaattactacgtaatatttaattgaatgtcagaatgtttgatatAACTTATCCGTCGTTTAGTGTAGATGCATCGTTTCATATTGTAATAGTGAAGAAGAGgaatgcttgcacaattcacactatcaatcaactaactggtattcggaagtgtgaaggaagcgtgcCGATTTTGTTCGTAttaacgacatccagttatgtctctaacattacccactcTTCTTTTTAACCCCAGGCATTCTGTTTTTCTAGGACGGCCCGGGCATTTTTTAAAGTATATGAATTAACAGGACTAAACTAGTCTTGGAGAGACTACCAGTTTGAAGAAGTCTAAGGAAAGACCTATTTCCAGATAGCCTTAAAAAAGATTGGTTTAGTGGTAGtcatgaaaatataaaataatgaattgAGTTAATAGTCTTAAAAATATCCGAAAACATTTTTacagttagtctttaaaaagtttGTCAGATAAATAGCATTTAAAGCTGAATTAggcagccttgaaaaagactcttAAAATCGAAGCAACTCtagtcagatttttttttgagcgAGTCAAGAGCTATTCGTGTGTGGGGCTGTACTATTCTAAACCTTTTGATCGAAAATGAATCAGCTGGGAAAGAAATAACACGATTTGAAGTTACTGATTATTGCGAAAATGATCAATTAAGTTATTTTCATACGAAAAATCATAAGAGTCGAACTGAAATGTGTATTAagttcagtgcggtaaaatttaattttcaatccattaatatcagatgaaaatgaaattaatgGCTactgactgtcagcatatcggtacaaattcatttgacattttctcccattttcaagtgaagctcccagaattcatcgtcagttgaataatcgttcctaattatttgaagttttgtttgctcagtttcaaatgacaagtagtctagctgcttcattgtcttcgctgttggtagtaaGCAAGCTCGATTGAATAGAATTACAAAAGGAGTaaagtattgaaaatgaaaactgaagaagtaaaatattaatttatgtgtattctgtaattgatatttctgctatctggtttgtctttcatctattatctcgaaccaattcgaatgtttacatgagccTCAtgtgaaggccgctctcacactatcgAAAGAGATATTTGGTTACTTgaactgagctttgatttgaagagaatcgtttGAAGAACCGAATGCTGCCCGATCGGtgcgtcagcgaacgttgtgtgtgtcagagtgtaaagcttactgcagtagagatatcggcccttattaccggtgtcactacacggtgaaaatcaagtgaagtgactgtgacccttattatgggtatcacttcacggtggaaatcaagtgaagtgaatgtaggtccttattacgaaaGTCGCTTTAGAGTCAAAAGTAAATACTTGGATGATCTCGATGTCATTATtaccatcacgccaccaacattttgttgaaaaaattagttttttccactacagtgatcacttcactatgcgtgatattggtaataggtaaaataaagtgaagtgacatgtaagtgaagtgaatgtgaaagtggaagtgagaacggtaataagggccatcgtcagtgtgtttcactttcggtttcaattgaattgaatgaagttttactacaCTGATTAAAGATTATAAACTTGAATTTTTTaacagctttttttttttgctaaaaagAATTCGTCTTAACGTAAAAAGTCATCATCAATGTTGGCTAAACTAACCTCTTAATGTCTGAACGGCATAAGAACTGGAAGGTATTTCGGATTTCTTGACATTCCAAACATgtttaaatataatttttattGGACATATTCTTACAAGATATTTCCATGCACTCTGAAAACCCTCAATCTCACCGCGATCATTATAACGTTTCTGGTTTCCTGTTAGCAAATATTGTCAGTTTGTTGTCGTTTGAATTAAATTCTCATCGATTTCTCCTAATTTTTGTTTGTACAGTTCCGAGGTAATTATGCAATGcttggcaattttcgatattTTCCTTCAAACTTTCTTAGCGCAATCCAAAGCTTGTTAACATAAGTTACAAAAGCCTATCTATTTACATTTATCGTAGATACGTCGAGACAACCGTTAAGTAGTCTCAACTTTATGTGAATGCGCCTTCCCTCGATCAGTTTGAGGGAATGGTCACTTTTTGTTCTGGAGATTTATTCAAGAGTTACAAAAATCGGAATCCCCAAACGTTGATGGTTAGATTGTCCCTACAGCAGCAACACGAGCAGTAATTTATGCTCTGTTCCTCACAACATATGTTTGCTCGACACACACATAGAATTCTTTCAAACGGGTTCACTTATAAGTACTCATAACATTCTTCATACGTTCAAACTTTCCGGCGTTCAGGTTGTATCGTAGTTGTTTGAAAATTAGTTTCATTTACAGTTTCCGACTTTCGCTCGGAACGGGAGAAGGAAGAGGCAGTATTAGGTTTGGGGGAAAGTagggaaaatttcatatttgctttgatttaatttaaattcaaatgtgatGCCCTTCTGCTCACCGTTGAGCGAAGGTACGTAGAGAATACTGCTATGTGTTGTACTGGAGAAAAAACTTTTCAGTTGAACACCGAAAAAGTGATTCAACTCTCGGAACTTGGATTTGCACAACATACGTATCTAGACCTTCCCATCTTAACGtggtttaaaatatttaatataaaacAATTGTATGAAATGCTTCCGCACTCGCCTCTCGCTCATTATGCCTCTGGTGACATTCTGGGAAAGTTGAATTGGTTGAGTTTGGACAAGAAAAAAGCCACGCTTGCTTGATGATATGGGGAAAACTTCACTCGATTCGCATTCActcgttccacataaaaaactgGTCTTCCGGTCTTGCACAAGGATACCGGAAAAAACAGCCGGATAGCGGTGGTGTGTTCTCTAGAACCtcatttgagaaaaatatcctcCACCAGCTGCTTCGTTATGACTCGATGTTTCCGCGTTGGATTCACCTTCGGACGCTGGTAGAGCCTAGCATTGATGGCATATAATCGCGGAGACAGATCGCAGCGGACATTAAACCACCAGTCGCACACGAATACCGCTTGAGAAAATTGTGTCCCATTCGGACAGAGGAACGTTGCCTGCCGGCCGTCGATGTCGCAGTAGTGCCAACCTAAAACAGGAAACGAACATGCATTTCAAAACGACGATGCTTGTCGATGTATCTGAAATTTATCATATTTACCTTGACATCTTGTTTCCATGTCCGCGAAAAATCCCGGATAGTCTTGTTCATCGCAGTAGAAGTTGGTGTACGGCACAGCAGCCAGAATGGGATAATCCGTTCCCGGACGACCTGAAAGATGTAAATGCGGTTATGAGATACATAAATACACTTTCGAACCAAATCAGTGTTTGGTTGTTTGTTCAAACAATAATTGAGgtacaatcaaatgatgaaataaaaatatcgaACAcaattcacttgtcaaaaaactAGCTGAGAATCCTTCATGTTATTTGTTTCTATTATTAGGTTGGAATGATAAGCGACTTATTTGCTACAGCCTgtacactcacacacaaatcATTCAAATCATCTCGAATCATCCCTCGCAGAGCCTATTCATGTATTGTTCACCCTTACTCATCAAGTTTTCGTAGTGTAGTGGTTATCACGTCTGCTTCACACGCAGAAGGTCCCCGGTTCGAACCCGGGCGGAaacagtttctttttttttcgggttGAGGTGAACTTTTATAGTTGGTTTTCTTTCTGGATCTCGCGTTAGTTGGCGGtttttgattattattttgtcaATTTCCTCCTCAGTTTTGATGTATTTtacaatttaattttcaaacacCATCGACCGAACGTGCTGCTCATTTTTtcgttgattgatatttatttcCATGCATTGTCCACCGCCATAATTTGTCTACAAGGTGTCGATGTCGATGTCGATGTTTGGTCATCGTAGAAAGGGCTGTTTTGGATAAAAAATGAGGCTCTACTTTCATTTGTGTAGCTATGCACCGTTTTGCATTGGCGTGTCCGGATGCAGTTTTGGTGCCCATTAGGAGATgaataaataatgtcactacCTGGTGTGAGCTTTCGCTAATGGACATAGAACGGGATTTTTCGGTATTCCATTgtcttttatgtttcatttttggATCAACGCTTCTATGTAGTCTTTTGGTGTGTGAAAGGTTCCGGTAATGTAAAAAGTAGGGTGCGTTTTGTGGTTCATCGATGAGTGAATTTAAATGTATTACTATCGTATGCGAATAACAGTAGGATGTATATCGTTAGTGAAAATCAGGACTTGGAGTTGTCTGGGATGTCATGATGATGGACTAGGATATTTATGGATTTTGATTATATTTGCATTGCTAGGAAAATTTTCGaggaaataaaaaatgttatttatactatttttacGAGCGACATTTTATTAGTtggttctgaaaaaaattattgcctttctctatagaaatagaaatatatatagtgatgcTAGAAAAAATTACATAGTCTTAGCACGGAGATCTCACACACAGTTAAACCTtaattttgagctcggcgaaAAAAGATGCCGTAAATGAATGGCGAAGCGATATTTTACTGGAATTCCGGCAAAGATTGCTTTTTCCAAAATACTGGGTTTATTATTTCAGATTTTTTGGCAAATCAAAATGGTGTACGGTTTTGTGAATTACCATGTTTACCTGAAATTGGTCGTTTTACCGAAAGAAAACTATGAAATGAAAGTGCTTTacaagaatttttttcttctgaaaattttttttttatatgttgaATTCAATAAATCTATGGCAACGAGTTTGAACTGGAGTGTTTATTCTATATTCGAAACTTCTTTTAAGTAATTGATTAAAATGTCGGCAGTAATTCACATGCAAGAACACcgataatttcggtaatttctttccAAAAGCGACGAAGACGACTGAAAAACTCAGCAGTTTTAATGTTTGCCGAGCTCTCAAATTTTGTCGAGATTTAAGAAAAAATCCAAGTatgtagtgttatataccattcgattaaaATTGACGAGATCGTTACTTCTgattctggagatataatggtattagTGACGTAACCTAAAGGAAGCTATATTTCCTTCcagctcaattttttcggatatgactgaaccgatttcaataaacttTGGTTCGTTTGAGAGCTACTATTGGATCAAGgcacagtggtcccaatcatgtaaaaccacgcgtttttttttatttgcgttTCAGGGGTTAATTTTGGAGCTTTcatgtcttcagaagaatttctgtttgaaatagtccgcttcttttaatataatcaaagttgtcattaatacacctacaagtgagttgaaaaaaatattttgcatgcAATACGAGATAGGGTGTTTATATATTTGGAAAAGTTGTAGatcatattgaaacaaaaaaaacatgccGAAGACATGAATactttaaaatgcattggtgtcgagatatgatgcATTGTTTATTGGACACCTCCAAGATCAagtttttccatcataactttttcaatgaatttttagaattttcgtaTGTTTTACAATTATATACCAATTAtcaaaatgcatattttttataattGGTGTATATTGTAaaattcacaaactaaaaagtttttaaacaatttaattacaaaatactacatattcacttatcaatatctcgaaaatgtggaaccaattttaacaaagttTGAAAGAATGATCAAAACACTATTAGAAAAATTAGTAGTTACAActtaaattcacttaaattgatATGAAAACACACTTTTTAAAAAGCATGTTCTAACATTACCTAATAAGTATGtatctcgacaccaatgcattttaaagtgttcatgtcttcggcatgttttcttgtttcaaTACGATCTACAACTTTTCCAAAGACTTAAATACTCTATCTCGTATCGTATgcaaactaatttttttaactcacttgtagg
This genomic window from Malaya genurostris strain Urasoe2022 chromosome 1, Malgen_1.1, whole genome shotgun sequence contains:
- the LOC131425399 gene encoding uncharacterized protein LOC131425399 codes for the protein MLYHRSSLAVLIIVFGYLLIIDGREDNVRIKRGRKPRVSVLPTRVDAEPSQNLDHGESQTDDSPVIPPGFLSPSVQEYLELGKSIPGRPGTDYPILAAVPYTNFYCDEQDYPGFFADMETRCQGWHYCDIDGRQATFLCPNGTQFSQAVFVCDWWFNVRCDLSPRLYAINARLYQRPKVNPTRKHRVITKQLVEDIFLK